The following are encoded together in the Scomber scombrus chromosome 7, fScoSco1.1, whole genome shotgun sequence genome:
- the mtf1 gene encoding metal regulatory transcription factor 1, which yields MSENGPRTEASMYFEVEVDPLGRDDEEEEDKIHFDKDDHLINEPSSSSGRVYDRTTVLIERDPIRLDEEGEEEGHCGGDEDGVTFLTEGEGDGDEEEGSLTFMADPDGMSQGYVHHTISPDQIQFTINPGSTPMPRNIEGATLTLHSECPETRQREVKRYQCMFEGCTRTYSTAGNLRTHQKTHRGEYTFVCNQQGCGKAFLTSYSLKIHVRVHTKEKPFECDVQGCEKAFNTLYRLKAHQRLHTGKTFNCESEGCTKYFTTLSDLRKHIRTHTGEKPFRCDHDGCGKAFAASHHLKTHVRTHTGEKPFNCPSDGCEKTFSSQYSLKSHIRGHDKGQPFSVTLTHPLSEDANHSLCLSDLSLISTDSDLRENIHNAQNLDLNNVTPVKIFELMFQSPENSVSQDEAHPHESLAEAFGLETPTQPGMTDASSLISFSLTPTSSSCCSHTTSVMEAPSQLSQSSSSHASTSASVTVTVTSTQHPPFMQLAGPQQISDVPAQASVQAPNHANTQHYVALPSASFLQPDNATQSNPLPPPISDTPPVAPALTTAAPGTPAVSVVAATTTEALAAVAQSVPLANNPVPNSGPGLAPAPATITIAPTQNLLQPSLVMSDQNLQWILSSAANSQQNPEQAQHQGAPKVEKVFFTTAIPVGGNAGNSVQQIGLSLPVIIIKQEESCQCQCACRDSAKDKSSKSASSIVSASLQQQPSEVPPPPQRPQPPEPPHNPSSPSGCLPESSSKVGEVRQEAAPSSSSSSSSSSVQTFSTIVSSTATNPPSSDGLANMDVSDFLSLQSPETAANIEALLLVADDFNMATDGNP from the exons ATGAGCGAGAATGGCCCTCGTACGGAGGCGTCCATGTACTTTGAGGTAGAGGTGGATCCCCTGGGGCGGGacgatgaggaagaagaagacaagatCCACTTTGACAAAGACGATCACCTGATCAATGAGCCTTCATCGTCTTCTGGTCGGGTGTATGACCGCACCACAGTGCTCATTGAGCGGGACCCCATTCGGTTGGATGAGGAGGGCGAGGAGGAGGGTCACTGCGGAGGGGACGAAGATGGAGTTACCTTCCTTACTGAAGGGGAAGGAGATGGAGACGAAGAGGAGGGCTCTCTGACCTTTATGGCCGACCCTGATGGCATGTCACAGGGTTATGTGCACCACACGATTTCTCCAGACCAGATCCAGTTCACAATTAATCCAGGCTCTACCCCAATGCCACGCAACATTGAGGGTGCCACCCTCACCCTGCACTCTGAGTGTCCAGAGACCAGGCAGAGAGAG GTGAAGCGCTACCAGTGCATGTTCGAAGGCTGCACAAGGACTTACAGCACGGCGGGAAACCTGCGAACACACCAGAAGACCCACCGGGGTGAATATACATTTGTGTGTAATCAGCAGGGCTGCGGAAAGGCCTTCCTCACCTCTTACAGCCTCAAGATCCACGTCCGTGTACACACCAAGGAGAAGCCGTTTGAGTGTGACGTGCAAGGCTGTGAGAAGGCCTTTAACACCCTGTACAG ACTAAAAGCACACCAGAGACTTCACACAGGCAAGACGTTCAACTGTGAATCGGAGGGATGCACAAAGTACTTTACCACTCTCAGCGACCTGAGGAAGCACATTCGCACACATACCGGGGAGAAGCCATTCCG GTGTGACCACGATGGCTGCGGCAAAGCTTTTGCTGCGAGTCATCACCTGAAAACCCATGTACGGACACATACAG GGGAGAAGCCATTCAACTGTCCCAGTGATGGCTGTGAGAAGACCTTTAGCAGCCAGTACAGTCTGAAGAGTCACATTCGGGGCCACGACAAAGGACAGCCCTTCAGCGTCACCCTAACCCACCCACTCTCTGAA GATGCAAATCACTCGCTGTGCCTCAGTGACTTAAGCCTCATCTCTACAGACTCAGATCTACGCGAGAACATCCATAAT GCGCAGAATTTGGACCTCAACAATGTGACCCCTGTGAAAATATTTGAGCTCATGTTCCAGAGTCCAGAAAATAGTGTCAGCCAAGATGAAGCCCATCCCCACG AGAGCCTTGCTGAAGCCTTCGGCCTAGAGACCCCTACCCAGCCAGGAATGACTGATGCCTCGTCtcttatctctttctctctcactcctaCCTCCTCATCTTGCTGTTCCCACACAACTTCAGTCATGGAGGCTCCTTCCCAGCTCAGTCAGAGCTCTTCCTCTCACGCCTCCACATCTGCCTCTGTCACTGTTACGGTCACCTCCACACAGCATCCCCCTTTCATGCAACTAGCAGGGCCCCAGCAGATATCCGATGTGCCTGCCCAGGCTTCTGTCCAAGCGCCAAACCATGCCAACACCCAGCACTATGTGGCACTGCCATCCGCATCATTCTTGCAGCCGGATAATGCCACTCAGAGCAATCCTCTCCCACCACCTATCTCCGATACTCCTCCAGTGGCTCCAGCACTGACCACCGCAGCGCCAGGCACTCCTGCTGTGTCTGTTGTTGCAGCCACCACAACAGAAGCTCTGGCAGCTGTAGCTCAATCTGTGCCTTTGGCCAACAACCCTGTTCCCAATTCTGGCCCTGGTCTGGCTCCCGCCCCTGCCACCATTACTATAGCACCAACCCAGAACCTGCTGCAGCCCAGCCTGGTCATGTCTGACCAGAACCTACAGTGGATCCTCAGCAGCGCTGCTAACAGCCAGCAAAATCCAGAGCAAGCA caacatcAAGGGGCTCCAAAAGTGGAAAAGGTTTTCTTCACCACAGCCATACCAGTGGGAGGAAACGCTG GCAACTCGGTCCAACAGATCGGCCTCAGCCTGccagtcatcatcatcaaacaggAGGAATCCTGCCAGTGCCAGTGTGCCTGCAGGGACTCTGCTAAAGACAAGAGTTCAAAGAGTGCCTCCTCCATCGTTTCAGCCTCATTACAACAGCAACCTTCAGAggtcccccctcccccccagaGGCCGCAGCCCCCAGAGCCGCCACACAATCCCTCATCACCCTCTGGCTGTCTCCCCGAGTCTTCCTCCAAGGTGGGTGAAGTGAGGCAGGAGGCCGctccatcttcttcctcctcctcctcctcctcctcagttcAGACTTTCTCCACGATAGTGAGCAGCACTGCCACCAATCCCCCCTCGTCTGACGGGTTAGCCAATATGGACGTCTCGGACTTTCTCTCCCTGCAGAGCCCTGAGACAGCTGCCAACATCGAGGCTCTGCTGCTTGTTGCTGATGACTTCAACATGGCCACTGATGGCAACCCTTAG